A genome region from Arachidicoccus soli includes the following:
- the mobA gene encoding molybdenum cofactor guanylyltransferase — MIGVVLCGGQSLRMGSDKGLLKNEEGVFWSALAYQKLAILVSPIVVSVNQRQGNYKSLFSNNQLIIDNASLGINGPLLGLISVHFQFPDEDLMILACDMIDMKTEVLSFLHGQYKIKGCEAMVFSNHDLLEPLCGIYSSLGLKKIYSLFQNKGLTKHSMQFVLKELSTIQLKLPNHWENCFHNYNYSAKIEMH; from the coding sequence ATGATAGGTGTAGTGTTATGCGGCGGGCAAAGCCTGCGGATGGGAAGCGATAAAGGTTTACTAAAAAATGAGGAAGGTGTTTTTTGGTCAGCATTAGCTTATCAAAAATTAGCCATATTAGTGAGTCCTATTGTCGTTTCAGTCAATCAGCGGCAGGGGAACTATAAAAGTCTATTCTCAAATAATCAATTAATTATTGACAATGCAAGCCTTGGTATTAATGGCCCTTTGCTGGGCCTAATAAGCGTTCATTTCCAATTTCCAGATGAAGATCTAATGATATTAGCTTGCGATATGATTGATATGAAAACGGAAGTCCTCAGCTTTCTCCATGGGCAATATAAAATAAAGGGCTGTGAAGCCATGGTATTTTCAAATCATGATCTTCTCGAACCCTTATGTGGCATTTATTCTTCATTAGGGTTAAAGAAAATCTATTCATTATTTCAAAATAAGGGTTTGACTAAACATAGCATGCAATTTGTGCTAAAAGAACTCTCAACGATTCAATTAAAATTGCCTAATCATTGGGAAAACTGCTTCCATAATTATAATTATTCAGCAAAAATTGAGATGCATTAA